The window TTAATGGGCCAGCAGCTGTTCTGTTATTACAACTTCTTTGTTGATGTACAGTACCGGTTTTCCAGAATTGTTTAAAGCATAGTCAATGAGGTTGTTAAACAGAGGCCTTTTGCGGTGAATAATCAGCGCGATCATATCCGGATTGAGTTGTTTGCAAAAACGTACTAAGCCACCATCCAGACTTTGATAATTAAAGGTGCTTACCGATCCAATGATTTCAGGGAACATGGCCGTAAAGGGTTCCATTTTTTTGCTGATGGTATCAGAATCTGTAAAGTACATCGGGTTATTAATGTATACCAGGTGCAGGGAAGCATGAACTGCTTTACAGAATCCTGCTACCTCTGCATATTGTGGTATTGCTTCTTCGCTAAAATCAGATGTAAATACTATACTAGAGAGCTGAAACTCATGCACAGGGTTTTTAACCATTAGCAC of the Flammeovirgaceae bacterium 311 genome contains:
- a CDS encoding uspa domain-containing protein (COG0589 Universal stress protein UspA and related nucleotide-binding proteins) — translated: MKNILVPTDFSECAGFATEAAIALAKKTGAQIHFMHLTSVPADWLYLMDYAENIYPEVQTRVKKANIALTALVRKAEDAGISAKKFLCYDESFKVILYHLERHGNDFIVMGSHGLGGFKQYLIGSLSQKVARLAPVPVLMVKNPVHEFQLSSIVFTSDFSEEAIPQYAEVAGFCKAVHASLHLVYINNPMYFTDSDTISKKMEPFTAMFPEIIGSVSTFNYQSLDGGLVRFCKQLNPDMIALIIHRKRPLFNNLIDYALNNSGKPVLYINKEVVITEQLLAH